A genomic stretch from uncultured Desulfovibrio sp. includes:
- a CDS encoding DMT family transporter gives MPPAFSRLLPHLALLVAMLFWSTSYPAMRIALTGLDPVTLMFGRMLAATLVLLPVLPGLWRALRRQGGWGWLLFMGLCEPGCYFLLEANAMRFTTASQAGMIVAALPLFVGLLAWLALRERVGRLGWLGFGVAVAGVIWLTLAAAPQESAPRPVLGNLLEGLAIVCGALYTVTARHLSARYSPLQITLVQSLVGLGFFGTLCLLAPSTAEPVNLGLDLPSWAPWACVVYLGCVVSLGGYGLYNVGVHGLSAAQAAAYTNLIPVMTLIIGVCFLHEVFLPSQYAASLLVIAGVLLSQWRRRG, from the coding sequence ATGCCCCCTGCCTTTTCCCGTCTGCTGCCGCATCTGGCCCTGCTGGTGGCCATGCTGTTCTGGAGTACGTCCTATCCGGCCATGCGCATTGCGCTTACCGGCCTGGACCCGGTCACCCTCATGTTCGGCCGCATGCTCGCGGCCACGCTGGTGCTGCTGCCCGTGCTGCCCGGCCTCTGGCGCGCGTTGCGGCGTCAGGGCGGCTGGGGCTGGCTGCTGTTCATGGGCCTGTGCGAACCCGGCTGCTATTTTTTGCTGGAAGCCAATGCCATGCGCTTTACCACGGCCTCGCAGGCCGGCATGATCGTGGCCGCCCTGCCGCTTTTTGTGGGTCTGCTGGCCTGGCTTGCCCTGCGTGAGCGGGTGGGCCGCCTGGGCTGGCTGGGGTTCGGCGTGGCTGTGGCCGGCGTCATCTGGCTGACGCTGGCTGCCGCCCCCCAGGAAAGTGCCCCCCGGCCCGTGCTGGGCAATCTGCTGGAAGGGCTGGCCATTGTCTGCGGTGCGCTCTATACCGTGACGGCCCGGCACCTGTCTGCCCGTTATTCTCCGTTGCAGATCACCCTGGTGCAGTCGCTGGTGGGGCTGGGCTTTTTCGGCACGCTCTGTCTGCTGGCCCCCTCCACGGCAGAGCCGGTGAATCTGGGCCTTGATCTGCCGTCCTGGGCGCCCTGGGCCTGCGTGGTCTACCTGGGCTGCGTGGTTTCCCTGGGCGGGTACGGCCTCTACAATGTGGGCGTGCATGGCCTTTCCGCCGCACAGGCCGCGGCCTATACCAATCTCATTCCTGTCATGACGCTGATCATCGGCGTCTGCTTTTTGCACGAGGTTTTTCTGCCGTCGCAGTATGCGGCCTCGCTGCTGGTCATTGCCGGTGTGCTGCTCAGCCAGTGGCGGCGCCGGGGCTAG